The genome window GCACTGTATCCATCGAAATGATTTTCCCTTTATTTTTCATCAGAGCGGCAATGTGCAGCGATTTTCCTCCGCCCCCCGCGCAGGCATCAATTACCCTCTCCCCCGGCTTAGGGTCAAGAAAAATCGAAATCAGCTGCGATCCCCCGTCCTGCACTTCAAACATACCCTTTTTAAATGATTCAGTCCGGAATACATTCCCCCGTTCTTTCAGTTTAAGCAAATCAGAAAGGGCTTCATTTCCTGTGTATATATCCGATTCAATCCCTTCCGCCAGCAGTGCTTTTGCCGCGTCCTCCCTCGCGCACTTCAGAGTATTCACCCTGAGAAATACCTCTGCCGGTGTGTGCTGGCTTTTCATTTCCTCATCCCAGGCTTCACCGAGCTGCTCTGTACCGTATTCATCCAGCCAGTCAGGCAGGGAGTATATATACTTTCGTTTGTGGACAGTTGCAAGGCGGTCAGAGCAGCGGCTGATCCAGTCCTGATCCTCAATCAGGGGCTGGGCATCAACCTTGCGGCTCAGAAAACTTGTCTGCACCAGTTTACGGAGTGCAGCATCGCTGAAGTCATTTTCATCCCTTCCGGCAGCGAAAGAATAGAGCCGGAAATTACGGATGATATCATATACAGCTTCAGCAACAAACCTGCGGTCCCGCACGCCGTATTTTTTATTCAGCTTAAATGAACGTTCAAGAGCAATATCGGCGAGATGATTCTGCTGAAAGATTTCTCTGAGAACCGAATAAACAGAAACGAGGAGATTCGGAAAGATTTTAATCATGATGTTATAGTGAAAATTTATGCTTATTTCATCCAAACAAAAAAGCCCCAAACTGGGGCATTTTGAGGCATTTTCAGAGCCGACTATGGGAGTTGAACCCACGACCTATTCATTACGAGTGAATTGCTCTACCACTGAGCTAAGTCGGCTTAAAGAATTCCGTATGAATAAACCGTACCGTATATACCGCGCCTTCCTGATCAGAAGGCACGGTATATTTTCAGCAATGGTTATCTTACTCTCTTCTTATGACGGTTCTTTCTCAGGCGTTTTTTGCGCTTGTGAGTTGCCATTTTATGGCGTTTTCTTTTTTTGCCGCAGGGCATCTGGATTGTCTCCTTTGATTAAATAAAACTGTTAGTGAGATTCTAATAATGACTGTGCTTTTTTACCAGCTTCGGTTGTGGGTCCAAGCGCAACAGCTTTCCGCAGCCATTCCTTGGATGTTTCCGTATCACCTTTAGCCAGGTTTACAATCCCGAGATTCAGATGACCGATCTGATGTTTCGGATCAATTTTTACTGCTTCCCTCATAATCTGGTCAGCTTTCACGTAATCCTGTTTTTCGAAATAACAGACAGCCATGTCAATCATTACGTCCGGAACTCCCGGATGCGTTTTCAGATAGGAATCATAGGTCTGAATTGCTTCGTCAAACATTCTGGAATCCATCAGCGCGTGAGCAAGTTCAAGCTCCGCCTGATGATCCTGAGGATTGGCTTTGATTCTGTCTCTCAGAGAATTTATCTTCTGCAATGAGTTCAGGTCAACTGAGGAGTTTTGCGTATTTCCTGCCGGCGGCGGCGTTACATTAGCAGCCGGGGAGGATGCAGTGTCAAAAACACCTCCAGCATAAAGCATAATGACAACAACCACAATTAATCCTCCGAAAATCATCAGTATCTGATTCGGGGAAATATGGTCAGAGCTTTGTTTTGAAGCCGGTTTAGTGCTCTTTTTATCTGACTGATTTTTATGAGATTGTAAATCCGCTCCGCAGTTTGAGCAGAAATTTGAATTATCTTTTAATTTAATACCACATTCAGGACATGCCCTCATGAATTCTCCTGCAGTTTGTCTTTCATTCCTTCAGCCACAGCGTTTTTAAAGTCTTTCGAAAACTTAAATACCGGAACAAAATGTTCGGGAATTTGAACCTGAGCCCCGGTAATCGGATTTCTGGCGTTTCGTGCGTTCTTTTTCTTAACTTTAAAAGAGCCGAATCCTCTGATCTCAATTCCTTCTCCGGATTTCATGGCAGCAATAACGCTCTTGAAGAAACCTTCAATGACTGCTTCCGTATCAATTTTCGTGATTCCGGTGCCCTGGGCAACTATTTCTATTAAATCAGCTTTCCTCATCAGGAACTCAGAGATTTTCTCGTAAATTATTAAAAAACAAGAAGTTAAGTTAGCAATCTGCCAAGAAATAACCAAGAAATTCTGTTATCGGGGCCTATCATCCGCTTGATTTGCCTGCGCTCCCTGACCTTTAATCCTGCAAAACCGAAATAACCTTGCAGCATAGGTTGGCCCCCGAGCGGAGCCGAGGGCGGTCCCAGCGCTTGTCCCGACGCAGTCGGGAGAGTCGAGGGGGTCCCAGCGCTTGCCCCGCCGCAGCCGAGGGGGGCCCAGCGCTTGTCCCGACGCAGTCGGGGGAGTCGAGGGGGTCCCAGCGCTTGTCCCGACGCAGCATAGGTTGGCCCCCGAGCGGAGTCGAGGGGGTCCCAGCGCTTGCCCCGACGCAGTCGGGGAAGCCGAGGGCGGTCCCCGAGCGGAGTCGAGGGTGGTCCCCGAGCGGAGCCGAGGGTGGTCCCCGAGCGGAGCCGAGGGTGGTCCCCGAGCGGAGCCGAGGGTGGTCCCCGAGCGGAGCCGAGGGGGGAACTTCTACACTATTGAGACCCTATACCATCATATATATTTTGTATCATTTTGATAAACTGAACACCGCATTGTTTAATTTTGGTATATTCTATCTGATAAATATTTGTTTTTTGACGAATTCTGAGGCTTTTCTAAATGGTACAGGATTTGAATAACAGTAATAACAGTATTTAAGACAATTTCAGATTAATGGATTTTTTCACTCTTATAAAAGTTACCGCTGTCGGCTTCACCGCGCTGATGGTATTCGTGATGACTGTCTCCTGGCTTCTTTCAAAGTTCAGGAAAAAGAAGGTTCATTATGGCAGCAATAAACCTCTGAAAAAACCTGGCTCCAAAACCAGAGCTCAGGCAACCCCTTACAGCAACAGTCCGGCACCTGCGTCGCCCTCTCCTGCTCCTGCAGCAAGACAACCGCAGCCGGCAATGCAGGTTAAAGTTCCTGATCATATGCTTGTTCAGCGCCCGGTTATGCAGATATATAATCAGCAGGCACAGATGGCTAAACAGAGGACGATTGAGACTGTATATAATGTGAGAAGCTATATCCCGATGAATCCTCCCCGTGAACGATTCCAGATAATAAATGCACAGCAGCCCGAACTTCGTAAAATGCAGATAGATGATGCACGGGCAGGCCAGCGCCCCTCTTATGTCCCGCGTCCGGTAAGACCTCAGCAGGGTATTTCCCCGTCAGGCTCCGGGCTTCTTAAGAATTACGCTTCAGGTAAAGACCGACTGAACAAACTTAACTTCGCGCTGGTATAATAGCAGAATTTATTTCTGCTTTTCCCGTTCAACATCAGGCACGAAATCTTTTCCGCGGCCCTTCTTTTCAAGTCCTAATATTTCACGGGCTCTGTCAAGAGCATCATCAATATTGCCGTAAAAGTTCTTCTCCCCGACCATATCCAGAAATCCTGATTGCGTGAAGGCAAAAAGCGGCTGTGTATGCACACCGGAAAAGATAATCTGTGTCCCCTCTTTTTTTGAATCATGCCAAACCTGCTCAAGCGTATGTATTCCCGATGCATCAATAACCGGAACATTTCGCATTCTGATTATCAGAATTTTCGGATTAGAACTTGATTCACGAAGCGCTTCCTGAAATTTGGTCGTAGCACCAAAAAAGAAGGGTCCGTTAATTTCATATACCTCTACATCATGAGGTACTTCCTTTTTTTCAATACTGTTAGGATCACTTTTATCTTCTTCATCACTGAATTCCCGTCTGATTACCTCAACATTCGTCACTGATGCCATTCTGCGCATGAAGAGAAATACCGCCAGAACGATACCTACTTCAATTGCAACCGTCAGATCAAAGATTACAGTGAGAAAGAACGTCGTGAGAAGAACAATGATATCACTTCGCGGACTCTTTAACAGCGCGATAAAAGAGCGCCATTCGCTCATATTATATGCAACAACCACCAGTACCGCGGAAAGTGCTGCCAGAGGTATTAAAGCCGCGTACTGACCGACAAATAATAATATGAGAAGCAGTACTACTGCATGCACGATTCCGGCAATTGGTGAGCGTCCTCCGTTTTTTACATTAGCCGCGGTCCGGGCTATTGCACCGGTCACAGGTATTCCTCCGAAGATAGGAGAGGCAATATTAGCAGCACCCTGGGCAATCAGTTCCATATTGGAGCGGTGTCTCCCTCCGATCATTCCATCCGAAACAACTGCCGAAAGAAGCGCTTCAATTGCAGCGAGCAGAGCGATTGTTGTTGCTGGTTCAATAAGTGCCCTTATGGTCGCGAGATCAAGATCAGGGAATTGCGGTGAAGGGAGAGAACCCGAAATTTCACCAAATACTGACCCAATGGTTGCGACCGGTAAATTAAATACGCTCACACTTACCGTTGCCAGAACAATTGCAACCAGTGAACCGGGTATCTTATGCGTTACCTTGTTCCAGAAAACTATTATTAAAAGCGAGACAACGGAGATAGCCGTCGCGTAATAGTTCACCGCGCCGGAGTTAGCTATATATAATTCCCATTTATCAAAAAATTCTGAAGGAACTTTTTGAATTCCCAGTCCGAAAAAATCATTAATCTGTGTGGAAAAGATAATCAGTGCTATACCGCTGGTAAACCCTACTGTAACCGGATGCGGTATAAATTTAATCACTGACCCGAATTTTGCAAACCCCATAATCACCAGAATCACCCCTGCCATCACCGTGGCAATCATCAGACCGTCAATTCCGTAAGTCTGCACAATTCCGTAGATAATCACAATGAATGCACCGGTAGGACCGCCAATCTGCACCCTGCTCCCGCCGAGAAAGGAGACCAGAAATCCCCCGATAATAGCTGTTATAATTCCCTTTTCAGGAGAGACACCGCTGGCGATAGCAAATGCAATTGCAAGAGGGAGGGCAATAATCCCGACGATTATGCCGGAATTTATATCCTTAAGGATCTGCTCACGCGGCAGATCCTTAAGGAGGGTAAAGAGTTTTGGTTTAAGCATTAATCTGAAATTGAATCATCAATACGCCCTGTTGCGTATCATCATCCTGGAATCATAAGGTGCCGGCTGACCGCCAAGATATTTATGGAACCACTCTAAATGTGAATTGTAATATAAAGGCATTGAGCGGAGATTGCTCGGCCAGTGCCCGTCATTTTTATATACAATTATCCTGGAGTCAATTCCCAGTTTCTGCAGTGCAGTGAAGTATTCCAGACTCTGTGTATAGGAGACACGGTAATCTTTTTCACCGGTAATGATCAGGGTTGGCGTTCCGAAATTCTTAACGTATTCAGAAGGAGAAAACTTTCTGTATAATTCAGAATTCCATGGCTGACCTCCAAGATCCCATTCCGGAAACCACAGTTCTTCAGTAGTGCCGTAGAACGATTCGATATTATACAGCCCCATCATACTCACAAAGCACTTAAATAAGCCTGACTTACCCTGCTTTGCCTGCAGCCAGTTCATCATATATCCGCCGTATGACCAGCCCATAGCCCCTATTCTGTTCTTGTCTATATATGGCAGGTTTGCAAGATATTCTGTTACCTTCATAACATCCTCATATACCTTGCCGCCCCAGTCTTTAGAAATTGCTGCAGTATATTCCTGTCCGTAACCCGTTGAGCCATGGGGATTAGGGAATGCAACCACGTAGCCATAACCGCCATACATCTGACCGTCACCGCGGTATGCATCCTGCCACTGACTCTGAGGACCGCCGTGAACGTTAACCACAAGCGGATATTTCTTAGAGGGGTCAAATCCATGCGGTTTGACAAGCAGTACATGCACTTTTTTACCGGCAGCACCATCTATCCAGAGATGTTCCATGGGCCTGAAATCAACTTCATCAAGAAGAGCATTGTTGAACGTGGTGAGCTGCGCTTCTTTTTTGGATGCAAGATCAAAGGAATATATCTCACCAGGTTTGTGATTCAGCCGGTAATTGTAATAAAGCTTTTTTCCGTCAGGTGAAACTGAAAAAGATCCGACACTCAGGTCTCCGGTGACTTTCTCAATCTTGCTGCCGGTAATATCAATTTTATATACCGGAGTATATCCCTTTACATCACCGGTGAAGTAAATCGTTTTTGAATCGGGTGCCCAGACGATATCGTTCACCCAGTTATCAAAGCTCTCACTGATAATTCTGTGAGTCTTTGTCTTCAGATCATAAATTGCGATGCGGAACTTATCCGCCTCATAGCCGGGTAAAAGCTGTGTGCGGTATGCAAGCAGATTTCCGTCAGGTGAAAAAGCGGGTGTTCCGTCCCAGGCCTTATTAGCCGCTGTGATGTTCTCGCCTCCTGGTGTTCCGAGCGGCGTCATCCATAAGTCAGCATTTGTTGTGGCTGCCTGATCTTTTTCCCGGTTAGAGACAAAAACTACTGTTTTATTGTCCGGTGAAAGAACAAAGCCGGTTCCTCCTCCGGCAGAGAACACCGGAGACTGCCAGTTCCCCGGGGTAAGGTCTGTCAGTTTTTTGTCTGAAAGAGAATACTGGAATATATGGGAAGATTTTCCGCCGGTATAATCTGTCCAGTGTCTGAAAAGAAGCTCATCAGCCATGTTTGCCTGGACGGGGCCGTTTTCAGATGCTTCCCCGAATTTCTTGTTGCAGTCCATATCGGCGCCGCAGTCAGGATATACTTCCGCCGAGAAGAGCAGAGTCTTTCCGTCGGAGGAGAGCACCGGTGAGCTGATGCCGGTATATATATCAGTCAGCTGCCGTGCTTCTTTACCCTTCAGATCATAACTAAAAAGCTGTGTTGCCCCATCCGTTGTTTTGGTATAATAGAGAAGATTATCATTACCGCCCCAGAATGGTGAATATTCGCTCCCCTCACCAAGATCAAGTTCTGCCTGGCTGCTGCCGTCTGAATTCATCAGCCAGACCGCCGTAGCTGATTTTCCTGACTTCAGGGTGAAACTTGTTACAGTAAAAGCGATCAGTTTTCCTGAGGGGGAGAGCGAAGGTCCGCTCACGCTTTTAACCCGGTAATGATCTTCTAAGGTATAAGCTCTCTTCTGCGGAAAAACCATTGCGGTGCAGAGCAGAAGAACGAAAAAGAATATTGTTTTGTTCATTGAATGACGCCAAATAATATTAGGAAAAATTTGCGTTAAATTCGCCAATTTTGCTGAAAAAATGAAACCACTGATCAAAAAAGCGTAAATTTGGTAAACGAATAAAAATTATGAGTAAAAAATATTTTCTTCAGCGGAATCCGGTTCAGATACCGGTTCCTGATAACAAAACCATCCTTGAGCACTTTGGCAATGCCTCCCTGCAGGCAGGGGGTTTCAGCGTGGCTCACATGAAAGCACCCTCCGGCTGGGGTGAACCTTTTCAAACTCCGGATTTTGATGAAGTGACTTTTGTGATCCGGGGTAAAAAGCAGTTCGAGATTGATGGAGAAGTGATTATCCTCGGCAGCGGAGAGTCTATTTGTGTAAAAGCAGGAACCCGGGTAAGGTATTCTAATCCTTTTCCGGAGGAGTGTGAATACCTCTCCTTCTGCACACCAGCATTTTCCATTGACCTGGTACACCGCGAAGCGGAGTAATCCGGTCAGAAAACAAAAAGGGCGTCAATGGTTCAATGACGCCCTTTTGTTTTTAAAGGTTCCTGCCTTTATATATACCTGATCACACCCGGTATTATGCTTTGGGCAGCCGCTCCAGATAGGAAGAGTTGCTCAGTACAGCGAAGGTTTCTGTCTTTCTCAGGTCATCAAGCGTGTAACAGTTCATATAACTCATCGAACTTTTCAGCCCGTCAGATATACTGTTAATAACATTCCTGACGGTTCCCTTATAGGCAACCATGGTTTCCTCCCCCTCTATAAATTCATTGCGCATCTTTACACCAAATGATGCAGAACCGCGGTATTTTTTCCATAGCTGTCCATTATATTTAATGACCTCACCGGGAGTCTCCTTGGTACCGGCGAGCATTCTGCCGAGCATGATGACATCAGCTCCGAGAGCTATCGCTTTTGCAACATCACCCGGGCTTTTAATACCCCCGTCTGCAATGATCTCAATATCTATCTTCTGTTCTTCGCGGGTGGTAAGCACGTCAAGCAGTGATGTCACCTGACCGATGCCTATTCCCGTCTGGATGGAAGTTGAGCATACGCTTCCGTTGCCGATTCCCACGCGGACTGAATCAGCACCCGCATCCTTAAGCTGCCGGAGGGTTGCACCGTGAGCTGTATTGCCTACCATCACTTTAGGATTAAACTTCGTCTTGATGTGTTCACATTTTTGAAGCACTTCCCGGTTATTCGCGTTAGCGGTATCAATGCAGATAACCATTCCTGCCTCAGCAAGCCGTGCTGTTACATCATCTTCTGTGTTAAGACCAATTGCGGCGCCAAGCACTCCGTTTCCCCCGTTTTTTCCGCTGATAACCGTCTCAAGTGAAGAATCAAACCGGTTGAGTATTCCCAGACAACCAGATTCCGTTAGGGCTTTAGCCATTTCGATACCGGTTACCGTATCCATAGGGCTTGATACAACAGGAACAGCAAGTTCAATTCCCATAAATACTGCTCTGGTATTTGCTTCCGTACGCGATTTTATGGTGGAAATCACCGTTGGTACAAGACTGATATCATCGTAGGTTAACGCCTGGAAAAAATTATTCAGTTCTTTTTTGGTATATAACTTCATCGCTCGCTCAGATTATGGATTCAAGTTCATCAAGCACCGTATTCATGCGTGCTGCAACGGCTGCAACCGGCTCAGGGCGGGTAAGGTCAACCCCCGTGCGGAAGAGTATCGGCAGCGAATAGTCAGAGCTTCCGCTCTTGAGGAACTGTATATATTTAGGTATCAGTTCATCAGGATTCTGCTTCAAAAGCCGGTTCAGCTCAGCTGATGCAGCAAAGCCGGTCGCATACTGATACACATAGAAATTATAATAAAAGTGTGGTATCCTCGCCCAGGAGAACTGCTCGGCATGCCCCATATCCATTGCCGGACCGTTATACTTGTTATATACACGGGAGTAGGCCTCCGAAAGTTCCCTTGCCGAAAGGAATTCTCCTTTTTCAATACGGCTGTGTGTTTCAAGTTCAAATTCAGCAAACATCGTCTGCCGGTAAAAGGTTGCGGTAATATCATTCAGATATTTTTCGAGCAGCGGACGTTTGGTTTCAGCATCTGCATTGGCTATCAGATGATCAAACAGGAGCGCTTCATTAAACGTTGACGCTATTTCGGCAAGAAAAATTGTATAATCTGCGTAAATAAACGGCTGATTGTTACCCGAATAGGTTGAATGGACATTATGCCCTATCTCATGCGCGAGCGTGAACACATCATTCAGCAGGCCGTTCCAGTTCATTAATATATACGGCTTCATCCCGTGAGCAGCGCCGGAAGAATATGCCCCGCTCCGTTTTCCGCGGGTTTCATATACGTCAATTCTGCGCTCATCATAAATGGCTTTCACCGTATTTACATATTCATCCCCCATTGGCTTAAATGCCTCGAGAATGAGTTCGAATGCTTCATCAAACGTGAATTTCTTTTCGGCTCCGGCTTCAAAGAGTGAAACATACATATCATAAGGATGAATTTTTTCAGTCCCGATTTTCTTCGCCTTAAGAGCCACCCACCGGTGCATCGGCGCAATATTGCTGCTTACCGATTCCAGAAGATTGTTATATACGGCAGCGGGAATGGCATTTTTTTCAAGAGCCGCCTCAAGTGATGAGGCATAATTCCTTGTTTTGGCATAAAAAGCATCCCGCTTCAGAGCATTATTCAGAAGAACGGAAAATGTATTTGCAAATGTTTCAAACGGCTTCAGATACGCGGTATATCCCCGTTCCCTGAAACCGCGGTCTTTTGAATACAGGGCTGAGTAATAACGGCCGTGTGACATACGGATGGTCTGCCCCTGTTCATCCGTTGTTTCGGGAAATTCGATATCACTGTTGGAAAGGATGGAGAATGCATCATACCCGGCAGTGGTTATCTCCGCCACCGTTGCAAGCAGCCGTTCCTGTTCGGTATCCAGTACATGATTTTTTGTACGCAGAAGATCATCAAAAAAATGGCGGAACCGGCTGAGATGCTCATACCCTTCCAGCCATGAATTGAGCAAATCCTCATCTATGGTTAGTAATTCGGGCCGGATAAACGAAGATTTTGCTCCCAGGGCTGCATAGAGAGATTTAACTCTCTCGTACATTGCCTGATAGGTGTTATCTCTTAAATCAGTGTCTTTTCTCAGCATCGCGTAGAGATGAAGTCTCTCTAAGGTAGAGCCGGTTTCCTCATCCATAATCAGGCATTCATGCAGAATATCGGGGCTTTCACCCAGCTTTCCCTCATACGACGCATATTTCTCCCCCCTGGCTTCAGCTGCTTTGAATGTCTCCTCCCACTCCGCGTCGGAAGAAATGATGTGAGTATAATCCCATGTATGTCGGGGGTCAATCTGATCCCTCTCCGGCAGTGTCCCTGATTCATCCTTATAAAAAATGCTTGATTCTCTGATCATAACTGAAATACTTCATTCTGAAAAAACAACCTTGCAAAATAAGGATAGATTCAGCAATCCCCCCAGAAAAAACACGGTTTCCGTTGAAAATTACCCTCCCGGCGGTGAATTAACCTTACTCTGATTCACCCGGCCTCCCCAAAAAAAACTAATGCTTCCTGGCACTGATCAGGGTATTTTTTTCCCCCTTTTGATCCTGGAGTCCGGTCATCTCAAATACCCCGGTAATGCCCTGATGATCTGTTCTAAATAGCGAAATTTATTGACTTTAAGGGGTTTTTACGGTAACTTTAATGTCTTATTTTTTTAAACCTTAAATCCGATTGAGTTTATGAAGAAATACACCTTCAGGATTGTAATCATTGTCAGTGCGCTTGTTCTAAGCATCTATAAGTTGTATCCGACTTATCAGGATTATATGAACACCAAGGATATTGAAAAAGTCCTCTCACAGAAGTCCGACAGCATTAAAGCCGCTAATCCCGGCATCTCAAATGATCAGCTTACCAAACTGCTCTCAGAAACTGAGGACAGTATAAAACTCGCTGATCCTGAAATCCGTGAAGCACGGATGAATAGAATTAAGCTGGGTCTTGACCTTCAGGGCGGTATGCGTGTCGTGCTTGAAGTTAACACAGCCAAGCTGCTCGAAAAACTTGCTTCAAACGTTGACGAAGATTTTACCAGCATTCTGAATGCTGCTGCTGCCGAAGCTGCAATTTCTGAAGAGTCTGTGGTTGATATCGTTTACCGCAAGTTTCAGGAAAAGAATATCAGAATCAGCAAATATTACGGCTCAATCAGATCTGAAGATTCAGAAATCCTTGACGACCTGAGAACCCAGACTGAAGATGCTGTTACCCGTGCAATGCAGATTATCAGAAACCGTGTTGACCAGTATGGTGTTTCTGAGCCAAGCATTCAGCGGCAGGGTGACAGAAGAGTAATCGTTGAACTCCCCGGTGTCGCTAAAGAAGAAGAAGCCCGTCAGCTTCTGCAGGGAACAGCGCTTCTCGAATTTAAACTCCTGAAGGATCCGGATTACGCTATTACCATCATCCAGAAAATTGATGAAGCTTCATCCGGCAAAGTTTTTTCAGATACCACACTTGCAGGTGATACAACCGCTGTCAGTACAGATACTACTGCAAACACAGCTTCAAATGATACGACCGATCCTGAAAACATGACTGCCGAGCAGTTTGCGAAAGAACATCCGTTCTTCGCCCTCGTGCAGTATGATCCTCAGTTCCGTTCAACTGAAGGTTATGTTAACAAAGACAACCGCGCAAAGGTTGAACAGCTCTTGGCATCAGATGAAATTAAAAATGTTATCCCTGAAACTGTTGAATTCCTTTTCAGCGCAAAAACCATTAAAGATGCTGAGTCCGGCCAGGAGTTTTATCAGCTTTACTTAGTGAATAAAGCACCGGAACTTACCGGTGGCGTTATCACCAATGCACTTGCCACACTTGACCCGACAAACTCAAATCCTATTGTTAATATGGAAATGAGTTCTGAAGGCGCGATTGAGTGGTCACGTATCACCGGTGCAAATGTTGGTAAAAGATGCGCAATCATTCTGGACGGAGCAGTTTTCACTGCACCGACCATTCAGGGTAAAATTCCAGGCGGAAGATCTCAGATCAGCGGTATGGAAAACCTTGACGAAGCAAAACTTCTGGAAATCGTTCTTAAAGCCGGTGCACTTCCTGCCCCAGTTGACATTATCGAAGAAAGAACAGTGGGACCATCACTCGGTCAGGATTCAGTCTCAAAAGGATTTAACTCAGCGCTGTTTGGTTACCTGGTGGTAGGATTGTTTATGATTTTCTACTACCGTCAGGCAGGATCAATTGCGGCATTCTCATTGATATTCACAGTAACCCTGATTTTTGGCGTCCTCTCTGCATTCATGGCAACTCTTACTCTGCCAGGTATTGCAGGTATCATTCTTACAATGGGTATGGCGGTGGATTCAAACGTTCTTATCTATGAGCGTATCCGTGAGGAGCTTGCAGTTGGAAGAACGCTCCGTGCAGCAGTTGACGGAGGGTTCGGTAAAGCGTACTCAGCTATCATTGACTCAAATATTACAACCATGATTACCGGAATTGTCCTCTATCAGTTCGGAACCGGTCCTATTCAGGGATTTGCACTCACACTGATGATTGGTATTCTTACCAGTTTATTCGGTGCGCTTGTGGTCACTAAGGTAGTTCTTGACTATCTGG of Ignavibacteriales bacterium contains these proteins:
- the pepF gene encoding oligoendopeptidase F, giving the protein MIRESSIFYKDESGTLPERDQIDPRHTWDYTHIISSDAEWEETFKAAEARGEKYASYEGKLGESPDILHECLIMDEETGSTLERLHLYAMLRKDTDLRDNTYQAMYERVKSLYAALGAKSSFIRPELLTIDEDLLNSWLEGYEHLSRFRHFFDDLLRTKNHVLDTEQERLLATVAEITTAGYDAFSILSNSDIEFPETTDEQGQTIRMSHGRYYSALYSKDRGFRERGYTAYLKPFETFANTFSVLLNNALKRDAFYAKTRNYASSLEAALEKNAIPAAVYNNLLESVSSNIAPMHRWVALKAKKIGTEKIHPYDMYVSLFEAGAEKKFTFDEAFELILEAFKPMGDEYVNTVKAIYDERRIDVYETRGKRSGAYSSGAAHGMKPYILMNWNGLLNDVFTLAHEIGHNVHSTYSGNNQPFIYADYTIFLAEIASTFNEALLFDHLIANADAETKRPLLEKYLNDITATFYRQTMFAEFELETHSRIEKGEFLSARELSEAYSRVYNKYNGPAMDMGHAEQFSWARIPHFYYNFYVYQYATGFAASAELNRLLKQNPDELIPKYIQFLKSGSSDYSLPILFRTGVDLTRPEPVAAVAARMNTVLDELESII
- the secD gene encoding protein translocase subunit SecD, producing MKKYTFRIVIIVSALVLSIYKLYPTYQDYMNTKDIEKVLSQKSDSIKAANPGISNDQLTKLLSETEDSIKLADPEIREARMNRIKLGLDLQGGMRVVLEVNTAKLLEKLASNVDEDFTSILNAAAAEAAISEESVVDIVYRKFQEKNIRISKYYGSIRSEDSEILDDLRTQTEDAVTRAMQIIRNRVDQYGVSEPSIQRQGDRRVIVELPGVAKEEEARQLLQGTALLEFKLLKDPDYAITIIQKIDEASSGKVFSDTTLAGDTTAVSTDTTANTASNDTTDPENMTAEQFAKEHPFFALVQYDPQFRSTEGYVNKDNRAKVEQLLASDEIKNVIPETVEFLFSAKTIKDAESGQEFYQLYLVNKAPELTGGVITNALATLDPTNSNPIVNMEMSSEGAIEWSRITGANVGKRCAIILDGAVFTAPTIQGKIPGGRSQISGMENLDEAKLLEIVLKAGALPAPVDIIEERTVGPSLGQDSVSKGFNSALFGYLVVGLFMIFYYRQAGSIAAFSLIFTVTLIFGVLSAFMATLTLPGIAGIILTMGMAVDSNVLIYERIREELAVGRTLRAAVDGGFGKAYSAIIDSNITTMITGIVLYQFGTGPIQGFALTLMIGILTSLFGALVVTKVVLDYLVDKGYKVSLG